Below is a genomic region from Miscanthus floridulus cultivar M001 chromosome 1, ASM1932011v1, whole genome shotgun sequence.
TGCCTTCTAACAACAAGATTGGCTCTCTAATGTGCGCATATGATATAGAAAAGTTGTTGGATGATAAAAGATATAGAGAACATCTTTTTACTCAGATGGCTTTCTCCTCGTTTTGTGGTTTTAAAATGCTAGCATAACTGTGACCTATCATGTCACTATGAATTTGATGTAGCAAGGACATAATTAAATCTGAGCACTTGTCGAAAAAAGACTAAGAAAATCCTAACCTAGATAAAAAAAATTTGGTTATAAACCAAGCACGACTCATCCAATAATTTGAGCTTGACTGTATTTTCAGATTTTACTTTTGTAGAATATACGTACGCAATGCTCAGGACAAAGTACACAAATGCACATTGTTTAGATCTAAAGAAATAAATATTGACATATATACAAAACAGTAAAATTATAGTTAAACACATTGAAAAATGTAAACTTTCCAAGGTCCTgaacttctctctctctctctttgataGGGGTCCTTAACTTTTCAAGGTCTCTAAACTTTGAAAAATGTAAACGTCCGTAACTGTTTTGATCCCCGTAAAGTGTTCTCTCGTCTCATTCTATAAGGCTATCCGCACTCGTCCACCTCTATTTCTATCTCTTAAAAGGAATATTCTATCTTAGTCATCGAGATTTTCTACTCTATACCCATTTCTCCCGcacccgtgttatctctatcccatactctatatccactattccatattttattcccctcCCTCCCCCTTTATCTCTCCCCAACTCTCTGAATAGCGGTCCATCGACCAGCCGGTACCATAGCGCACGCTTTGCAGGCGAGCGGTGCGGCCGGTACCGTAGCGCGTGCTTTGCAGGTCCGCGGCGCAGACAGCCTAAGGCCCTAATGGTACACGAATCTTAAGGCACGAATGGAGGAATAGAAGTAAGCGCACGGCCATCGCGCCAGCCGCACCCCGCACACGCGCGCCGCGCACACTCGTCTCATCGGAGAAAAGGAGATCCGGACTAGGGTTTTAGACGGCGATGGGTGCGGCGGGCGACGAGAAGGCGGCTGCGGCTGTGGGGGCCGGTGCCGAGGGCGAGGGGGCGGTGGACTCCAAGGACCTTCAGCAGCAGAGCAAGGCGCTCGACAAGCTCACCGATCACGTCGAGGACCGGCAGCTCGATTCATCCCGTGTCCAATCCGTACGTTTAATCCCCCCTCCCCGCCCCCACCGATTCCTTCTCTCTGCTTCCTCTCTAGTGCTCTAGTGAGGAATAGCTGGACGATGTTACCCTTTTTGGATCCATCACACATAGGTGGTTTTAGATTTTGTGCAGTATACCTGCTTTGCGGAGATGCCATGCTTCACCTAAAGTTCTGCCTGTAAATTTACCTGAATCCTGGTATAGCTAGCTCATGTGTAATTTTGCTTGCTTGAATCCTGGTTCATCAACTAAACATATACTGCGTTTAGTAGAAATAACAAAACGTTTTGTTCTGTGCAAAATCTTGTATCAGTACTACTGCCATTGCACTTAAGAATTGACCGGTGACCGCTACACGAGTAGGAAGTCTAACTGCCATTGCGCATATGAAGCAACTGCCATCACAAGTAGGAAGTCTAACTGCTATTGCACTTGTGAATCGACTGCCATCACAAATGGGAAGTCTAACTGCTATTTTACATTGCTACAAATGGAAGCAAGCACATGGACATCTCATAATTTCCGAATGTCGATTGTACCAGGACCCATGATATTTCTAGCAGGTTCTGTTTGCACGTCAATCTGTTCTAACCTTCTTTTAAGTTTCCTTCCAAAATAAACCAGTAACGCCATGTCGTGGTCGAGTTATGTACTTATTTCTAGCTTAACCACAAAAGATGTCTGTAGGATTTCTTACAGATCTGAATATAGTTTGCAACATGATTGTCAACTGctatctattattaaactcagtTTTCTAGCACCCTATAGAATTTTTGCTGTCACTCCATGTACAAATATATTTCTTTTTTGTCTACTAAATTTATCTAGATTGTCCGAGTAAAGTAACACCAGTTTTTCGTCATTAAAATACTTTTACTGCAGATTCGTAGTTTCTTACCAACAACTGCGCGAGAAATTAGTAGTAAAAAGAAAGCCCACAGTGGACCttattatgtccaaaatgatataCATTTAGAGTATGCACTTGAGGGAAAGCATTGGATCAACAATAAGTGGCATTCGATTGTATTTGCTTGGATAACATTTCTATTCACCTTTGATTCTTATCTGCTCATTGCAATGATCTTGAACGTTATTTTATAGTTTTATGAATACTAAAGTCGTAGATAAAAGTAGAAGTCAATTGCAGAGTTATAGAGAAATGTTGTGTTTGATTCAGCTATGCTTTTAAATTGGTGTAACTCTTTTTTACATGCTTTGTTTACGCTGCAGGCCATGGCGGCACTTGCTTCATCCAAAGAGGCTGACTGGAATGCAATGAGGCTGAGGTTAGCACATAACATGTCCACAACTATTAGCTCCTTGCGATCCTTCCTCTACGGTAGCTTCGGTAGGGCAGCACTTTTTGCAGCACAGTATGAAAATAAAGCTTCCAGGATCTTGATTGAGTTGGATGATCAGAAAGTAGCATGCAAATTGGAAGAAAATTTAATTGGAATATAGCGTTCTTGATTCTGTAATTTTAGCCTAACCTTTTCCTTTTGGTGGTCGGTGCATTTCAGTATACTATATTGCTATAATGCTATTTGACTATTTGATGTTTCAATTTCTGTGCACTCTGTGATTATTCTGTAGTTCTTGTAACATATTATTTTATTGGATGATATGAACTCTCCATCTGAAATGTACACAATAAGCAGATATAGTCCATCTCTTCCATTGCTGACATATTGTTTTTTTTTCCGGAAAAGTGCCATGTAACAGTTTTATCACATTCACTGCATTTACTCTTTCATCAGGGAGAAAGAACTTGCTGCTGTCAAGATCAACCCTACCGATGTTGAAATTATTGCTAATGAGCTTGAGGTACTCATCCAAAACCTTGACTGACAAATAatgtttatttttttaaaaagctgTTCTCAAGTGTATCTGAATATGCAGCTGGACAAGAAGATTGCAGAGAGAACCCTCCGAGAGCACAAAGGTGATGCTGTAGCTGCAGTTCGATTCTTGCTGCACTAGTTTGGAGACTTAGTTGCCAGCATTATATGGTTTCCTTCAATTCAGTACAACATGTGATGATGTGAAGCAGTAGTACTTTTCTGTGCCTGTGTTGGTAGTTTGCTATGTCAAAAATGAAATGATCATACTTGGCATTGACCAAGAGCCTTTCTTGCCATGATGTTTGCGAACTATTTTCTGTTCTGCTGTAAAAGCCTCTGGTTTTAACCAGAAAATCCTCTACCTTCATTTGCATTTTGTATTTTCGGAGATAGCTGCAAACATTAGAAACAGAAAATGTGTATGAAACAAATGAGAACCTCCGATACAAACAACAGTTTTCTCGAATGGATTTTCCCAAGACGTGAGGTCTCTGAAGGTTTTAGAAAATGGGGATCACTCTATTTATTAGTCATATCTAGGTGAAGTGTCTTCAAAGGTAAGAAACATGGCAAATTGTCTGTGCTTGATTGCTTCTGCATCATCCGACCTGCGGGCTCGTACTGTACAGCTGTTTGCTTGTTGCAGTGGCAATCCTTCATCAAGGAGCTGCAGCCTGCGTTAAGGGTCCGTTTGGGACTTGGGGCTCTCCGTGGCTCTAGCTCCTATATAGTACAGTAATATGAGAAGCCAGAGCCAGTGGAAAAAAAAAATTGCTTCACCAGCTCCACATTGTTTTTGGGGGCGAACAATGCTCCATCGGGGAGCTGCAACTTGCTGGATTGAGAGGACTTTGAAGCTCTAGCTTCACGCTACAATAACCTGAGGAGCTGGGGAGGGCTTTCTTTcaccctgttcggctggctgaaaaaacggctgatttgttgtgagagaaaaacactgttattttGCTGAAACATGCTCCATGTTGCAGTAATCTGAGGAGCTAAAACCAATGGAGAAAGAAAAGATGGTTTCCTCGACTCTAATCTATGTTGTTTTTTAGGAGAAAGAAAAATCGTTTTATGAGTAGTGCAACTACAATATCGTCCTATAGTATCACATTAGCCAAAGCCAGGGCTATAGAAAGCCTTCTCAAATGGGCTCTAAATTTCTGAGTAGTTAGTTAGAAATAGAGAGAGGCATAAGTGTTGATGCTCTTTCTTTCTCGAAGCACAAAATGGAACTACAGAGGTATGCATATGCTACCTCTATCTCCGAAAGGACGTAGTTgtggtttttttttttacaaaatcaATTTATCTCAACTTTAATTAAATATGTATAAAGAGTAATATTATTTTGAGTTGCAAACATTAATACTATTTATTTAAAACTTAGTGATATTTTAGGAAGTTTGATTTGTCTAAATCCAGAATTGCATCTTTTTGGGGGAGAGGTGGCATTTGCACGTACAATGCACAGATGACAGATCTTCCAAGCATGCGGGCCATCTGCACAGAAAGGACGAAGAGCGATCACTCCAGAGGGGCGAGGCGCCGGCGCGCATGGTGACAGGTGGCACTCACGTCTCGGAACTCCGAAACACGTCGCCCTTGCCACGCGGCGCGACCTCATTGGCCAGCCGCTGTTCCCGTGAGTTACTATTGGGCAGCCGTTGCGGGCCACGCAAGCACACGTGTGCACTGCGGGCCTCGTCATCTCGCGGCCCCAGCCGTCAGACACAAGGATGGACCTCACCGGCCGCCCCCACTCCTTATTAAGCGCGGTGCGTTTCGCGCTCGCTATCCACCAGGAGAGTTTCCGGGGCACGAGAAGAATCAGCGGAAGGTTCTAGCAGGTTCCACTCGAAGTGGTGGGCGTTCGCTCGCCGTCCACAGTGATGGCGGTCCTCGAGAGGTCGTCGTcccccgccgcggccgccgccgtcgcggccCTGATCGCGCTCGCGTCCGTCGCCGGCGTCGCCGGCGAGGTCTTCTTCCAGGAGAAGTTTGACGGTAAACACCCGGATCTCACCCGTCTCTTCGTGATCTCTGGATCTCCTGTCCTCCCGAGTGACGGATCTAGCAAAAATAGGTTAGGCGTCCCGGTGCTAGATCTGAGACAATGTGCTTGCATTGCTGTTCGTTGGTTCGTGGAGCGATGCCGGTGCGGCTGTTGCTGTTTTTTGTGGTCTCGTTTGTTCTAGAGCGCGTTCGCGTCCGTGGCAGTCCAGCGCGCGCGCCGCGCCGCGAGGGATCTCTAGCCCAACACGCCGCTGGATGTTTTTTCTCGTGATCTCACGGTCTAGGAGTGTGTTTCATTTCGTCTGTATTctacacttttttttttttgcgaaagtcTGTATTCTACACTGATTCAACCTGTTCCAGTGGTAATCGTGTGGGTGTTTTTAATTAGTTTGCAATAATTTCGGGTGACTCGATAGGTTTTGTTGGGCCCAAGGTTTAGAGTATGAGTTCAAATTTTTGCCGTTGTGTGCCTCCCATGTTTGCCATCTGTTGTTTGTGAGATGACTTCGTCGTTACCCGGAGAATCTATCTATCGTCTGAATTGTGCAAACTGACGGAAACAGATGGATGGGAGGATCGATGGGTCAAGTCCGACTGGAAGAAGGACGACAACACGGCAGGCGAGTGGAACCACACGTCCGGCAAATGGAACGGAGATGCCGACGACAAAGGTGAGGAGCGACATCTGTAGGGTCACTGACCGTGATGGTCTCTGTTCTGTTCGATCGGCATGTTGCTTAAGTGACATCCATTTCTGTTTGTGGGTACAGGAATCCAGACCTCTGAAGACTACAGGTTCTACGCCATTTCAGCGCAGTACCCCGAGTTCAGCAACAAGGACAAGACCCTGCTGCTGCAGTTCTCGGTGAAGCACGAGCAGAAGCTCGACTGTGGCGGTGGCTATGTGAAATTGCTTGGGTCTGATGTTGATCAGAAGAAGTTTGGTGGCGACACCCCATACAGGTAAAGATCGGTCTCCATCCATCTCCTTGCGTATTGAAGGTATAACATCTCTGACTGGTTGATTGAACAAACTGTATCTGTAATTTTCACTTTCAGCATCATGTTTGGGCCGGATATCTGTGGGTATGCCACCAAGAAGGTCCATGCTATCCTTACTAAGAACGGCAAGAACCATTTGATCAAGAAGGAGGTGCCATGCGAGACAGACCAGCTGACACATGTTTACACCCTGATCATCCGGCCTGATGCCACATACAGCATTCTCATTGATAACGATGAGAAGCAATCTGGCAGCATCTATGATGATTGGGATATTCTTCCTCCAAAGAAGATCGAAGACCCTGAAGCCAAGAAGGTGATGTTTAGACAATTCTTCCTGCCTTTGCTAAATACTGTAAAATCTTGGTTGAACTCTTTTCACAGAGGAGCTTAATGTAGAATGTAATGGTTGCAGCCAGAAGACTGGGATGATAAGGAATACATTCCTGATCCTgaggacaagaagccagaggtaTATACTTTACTAAGCTTGGCATAGTAGTTTGGGTCATATTCTGTCCACTATGTTCTGTAACTCAGAAAGTATCATTTACTTGGATGACAATATGAGCCTATATTGTAGTATTATAAGCAGCCTTTTACGAATGATCTTTATCACTGTTGGTGTCTGACTTCGATTGTTCTTTGCAGGGTTATGATGATATTCCCAAGGAAATTCCTGACCCCGATGCAAAGAAGGTGCATATTTTGCTTATTACATAGTATTTTTTATGGCACTTATTCCATAGTATATACATCTTCTGTGATCTGATCTTAAGCAGGTCCTTGATTTCACATTCTTCAATACCTGTTGCAGCCAGAGGATTGGGATGATGAGGAAGATGGTGAATGGACAGCCCCAACCATTCCTAACCCAGAGTACAAAGGACCATGGAAACAAAAGGTATGAACATGACTAAGTGGCTTAATTATGCTAGACAAAGCTGAAGTGCGCCACGACACAGCTGCTGACATGAGTTGGTCTTTATGTTCTTCAGAAAATCAAGAATCCTGATTACAAAGGCAAGTGGAAGGCCCCTTTGATTGACAACCCAGGTATATTTACATTTCAATTTTGAGAAGAGTCCATTTCACCTTTTATGCTTATTTTAGGAGTTCATATGCATTTGTTTATTGATGCATGCAGAATTCAAGGATGATCCTTACATCTACGCTTTTGACAGTTTGAAGCACATTGGCATTGAGCTGTGGCAGGTTATTGATTTACTCCATGAACATAATGACTTTCTTAGCTATCTTGTTTGATGCCCCCACTAATTTTCATTCTCTATATCATACTAGGTTAAATCAGGAACTTTGTTCGACAACATTCTGATAACAGACGACCCTGAGTACGCCAAGAAGTTTGCAGATGAGACCTGGGGCAAGCACAAAGATGTATGCCAACTTGTCTATATAGGGTTACTGTTTTGTACTACACATTCCTAATTGCACACAACTAAAGTAGTGATCTATTTCAGGCCGAGAAGGCTGCCTttgacgaggctgagaaaaagAGGCTTGAGGAGGTAATGCAGAATTACTCACTATCTTTTGTGCAATGCCATCCCTGTTCTTTTTTAGAGACTGTATTAACTTGCAATGTTCCTCTTTACCAGGAATCTGCAAGCGCGAACGACGATGACGACCGAGATGTAGATGTAAGCTTTGGGTTGATTTGTTTGTACTTAAGTTTCTGCCTATATACTGTGCCAATCTTTTGTTAACGCCAAGTGGCAATTTCTTATGCTTGACAGGAGGACGAAGATGATGCCGACGATGACAAGGCTGATAATACTGCTACCGGTGTGGCCAAGGACTCTGCTGACGCAGAAGGCAAGGTCGCTTCCGATGCGAAGCCGGCCGAGGACAGCAAAGATGCTCCTGCTGAGGAGAAGAAACATGTGCGTTCACGTCGTCCCTATACCCttatcaaaaagaaaaaaacgTCGTCCCTATAACAACTAGTCGTCCCTATATATTTTGTTTTCCACTTCTAACGTTCCTTCCTGTTTTATGCTTGCGCAGGATGAGCTCTAGAGCGTGCGGATGAAAAGCACCAGAGTTGACTTGTCGTCAAATCTTGTGTTCCGGTTGCAGTTTCAGTCGGAGATGTTGATGATAGAGTTACCATCCCAACAGAAGAAGGCCGCGAGTATTCCATCACTGAATAACACTACTGAAAAGGAACAGATCCGGCAATGGCCATTTCCCATTGTAGTGTCTATCCCCCTGATACCAGTGGCAATGGGCATTTCCCATTGTCGTGTCTATCCCCCTGATACGAGTGGTAGTCAGACATCGTGAAATCAAGTTTTCGTCAGTTTTGCATAGTACATGCTTTGCTCGTCGCCTTAGTTATTCGTATTCCGTGGGCGAAAAAATGGCCACCGTTTTCTTATTGGGTTACCTACGTATCGTTCCGGCGATTTGTTTGGTCCCGTTGGTTCAATTCTTGCTGGCCAGTGACAAAAACATGCCTGGCCTAAACGGCGGACGGCGCCGGACGTGACAAGTGACATGCACCGGTTTGTATTGGTTGGTAGCGTCGTTTTGTCCGGAGAAAATTATTTGTATGGCGTGAAACTCAGTTATTCATTGTATGGCCCTGAAAGTTTTGAAATTTCTTGTATGGCCCCGTGTTCCATTTTCAATGCTCCATATGACACTACCGTCCATTTTGTTAGATTTCTTAGTTAAAAAGTGGGTCCCTCTTGTCATATTGTGTTGTAGGAGACATAAATACCCCTAGCCTCCTCTCCCTTCTAAATGACCGAGCAAGTTTTGTAAAAGAAAAAAAAGCCCGACTTGTTTCTCCCTCGTCTCCCTCCCCCACCGGAACCCTAGATCAAGAGGCAGGGGCGCGGGCGGACGCGGCAGGGGGACAAACCGGCGCGTGGACTCAGGGGGCTAGGCCAGCGGCGCTTGGGCGGCAAGGGGCTAGGCCGGTGGCGCGCCATGGGGCGCTGCCTGGTGCGCGTCGAGGGGCGCAACCAAGGGCGCGACGAGGGGCCAAGCCAAGGGCGTGGGCGTAGCAAGGGGCAAAGGGCCGCGGCCAGCGGCGCCGCCTCCTGCAGGGGGCGCGGCCAGGCCCGCGGCAAGCAGCCAGGGTGGGGCGCGACGCCCTGCTCCTGATGGCCGGGGACGAGGCGGAAGCTGAGGCCGAGGGCGCGGTACAAGCCGGAAACACAGCATGGAGCACGCATTGACTCGGATGATCGGTGAGTTCCCCATGCTTGTGCCCCAGTTCAGTAAGATTAGTATAGCAGGAAAATGTACGACATCAGCATATTTGAAACTAGTTCCTTGTTCATGTATAGGTTGGATCCAAATTCAACTTTCTATCTCAAAATTAAGTTGCTTGGTAACCAAAAAAGCAAGAAAAGATGTCAGATGTTTTAACTTTAAGAAGGTTCTTGATTCGGACTTGGCAAATTATATGGATTTAGTTAAATCAATTGTTCAGCAGTACCCTCCTGGCTATTTAGAAGTTGCACATGTTCAGTATTATGATGATTCTTTGAAAACCTTCCTAGAAGTGAAATGTGACCAAGATTTAATGTCTATGTTTGAGAAACATCATAAGACAAAGGTTGTGCATATGTTCATTGCATATTGTGACCCCTCTGAGATGTATGAACCTATCACTGAGTGGAATTTTGATGAGGAAGAGCAACTTAATATGAACACAGAAGAAACGAAAGATGATTCTTACCTTCGTAACCCATTACCAGAGAATGAATTTGTAGGTGTTGATGAAGAGGGTATGTATCTATAGATTGTTCCTACAGACAATGTGGGAAAGCATATggatggtgatggtgataggggaggtgatgaagatgatgatggtgatggtgaggACGGTGATGGTGAGGATGGTGATGGGAGTGAGGATATGGAAGTTGATGAGGAGTTGGCTGGTTATGGGAAAGATCACACACCTAATGTCGATTATGATAAAAACAACCCTCCAATGGCAGTAGGTACCATGTATCCCAATATGAAAGAGTTCAAGGTGGCCCTTTCTCAGCATGCAATCAAACATGAATTCGAATTCAATATTGAGAAGAGTGCACCATCTAGATACTGGGTCTATTGCTCAAGGAGAGACAAAGACAATTGTCCATGGAGGTTACATGCATCTACAATGCACGATATGCGCACTATTTATGGTAATAATCTAACCTTATTCATTTATCTGACCTTGTGCATCGTTTTTCATTGCCTCTTTTTAAGCTTGTTTTGTCTTGTGTAGGTTAAAAAGAACACTGCTGCTCATCGATGCTCTAGTAGTAGACGGTAAAAAATGATAAAGAATGCAACCAAGTTTTGGATATGTGAAAATGTGAAAGATTGGCTGATTGAAGATGCAACCCTTGGAGCAAAAGAACATCACAAGGTGAGCATCCCGTACAAGAGAGTATGGGATGGTGGCAAATTAGCATTGAAGGAACTATATGGTGATTGGGATAGTAGCTTTGACAATTTGTTTAGATTTAAGTCACAAGTTGAGATATCTTGCCCTGGTAGCATAATAGAGATTGATCATTATGAAATAGATGGCAAAATCATGTTCAGAAGATTTTTCTTTGCCATGAAACCTTGCATAGATGTCTTTCTTAGTGGTTGCAGTCCTTACTTAGCAATTGGCAGCACATTCTTGACTAGGAAATTCAAAGGATAGTTGGCTAGTGCTACCGCTATTGATGGGCATAATTGGATATATCCGATTTGTGTTGGGGTGTTTGATTATGAAACAAGTGACAATTGGGTTTGGTTTATGCAAATGGTTAAGAAGGCCATTAGATCACCACGGGGGTTAGCAATATGCACAGATGCTGGGCAGGCAGTGATGTCAGGGGTAGCTGAGGTGTTCCTAGAGGCAGGACATAGGAAATGCATGTTTCACTTGGTGATGAATTTCAACAAATGGCATCATGGTAAGGGTTTTTTATGACCACCTCTGGCCAGCAGCGTACTCATGGAGCCAATATTTGTTTGACAAACATTGGGTTGCAATGGAGATAGCTAAGCCAGCAGCAACTGCATATCTTAGGAAGTCTCACAAGAAATTGTGGAGCAGGAGTCAATTTTCAACCATTTGCAAAGTGGGCtacgtgtaacaccctcggtgttacactgtacaatcttttgctaaaacactgtatGAGCATCATtattatgtgtaaatgtgtgtaatatatgGTGTATAGCAATGTACGTAACTCGAAACGTTCATCGAAAAaacgaaacgaatgttatatttcatgtcgcgttatatcgcttagagttctaaacgaatttttattgaacgaaaatactatagaacgTATATctggcactttaataaagtttgtagtgtaagtttcgtaggtgacgatgaaatacgtGCGGTCGAGAACGGGATTCACTAGCTAGCTTACTTAGTAGCTTGGAAATCGCATTCGACGCAAAACCGATCAAGACGTAGTCACatttcttaagttagaaaatggtttgacgaagctaagttcggCAATTTTTGCAGACGAATCAGGCTAAGTAGTGATATGGTCTTAGGGTGTGTTCTAGTAGCTTGACATACCATCCTGAGTGTtaaataggtggtttagcaactGGATCACTGAGATGGatttttgggatgctttaaaaagcgtgcaaggcaCGTTCTTGGCCGGCTTCTGCTTCTGGACGCGGTCACCAGGCTTCGGGTCGGCTCGGCACCGTGACACGGGCTTGTCCTAGCGCGCACACGCGCACAGCCACGTAGGCCCCGCATCACCGTTGCTGCGCCCCGGGCACGCGATTCATGCACGCACGCGCACGTCGTGCCCGATGGACTAGCTGCTTCGtcaccaccgccgtcgtcgtGGGCCCACTGCCCTGCCTAGTCCACTGTCGCCGCTTCGTCGTGTCGCTGACTCCATGCATCATGTCACCGTGTTGTTGCTAGCCGTGACAGCTTGTGTGAAGTCGCCCGTGTGCGTTCTGCCACCGCCGTCGTGTCCGCCTGGCCGCTCTACCGCCTTGCGCT
It encodes:
- the LOC136481488 gene encoding uncharacterized protein, which codes for MGAAGDEKAAAAVGAGAEGEGAVDSKDLQQQSKALDKLTDHVEDRQLDSSRVQSAMAALASSKEADWNAMRLREKELAAVKINPTDVEIIANELELDKKIAERTLREHKGDAVAAVRFLLH
- the LOC136501804 gene encoding calreticulin-like, coding for MAVLERSSSPAAAAAVAALIALASVAGVAGEVFFQEKFDDGWEDRWVKSDWKKDDNTAGEWNHTSGKWNGDADDKGIQTSEDYRFYAISAQYPEFSNKDKTLLLQFSVKHEQKLDCGGGYVKLLGSDVDQKKFGGDTPYSIMFGPDICGYATKKVHAILTKNGKNHLIKKEVPCETDQLTHVYTLIIRPDATYSILIDNDEKQSGSIYDDWDILPPKKIEDPEAKKPEDWDDKEYIPDPEDKKPEGYDDIPKEIPDPDAKKPEDWDDEEDGEWTAPTIPNPEYKGPWKQKKIKNPDYKGKWKAPLIDNPEFKDDPYIYAFDSLKHIGIELWQVKSGTLFDNILITDDPEYAKKFADETWGKHKDAEKAAFDEAEKKRLEEESASANDDDDRDVDEDEDDADDDKADNTATGVAKDSADAEGKVASDAKPAEDSKDAPAEEKKHDEL